In the Pseudanabaena sp. PCC 7367 genome, one interval contains:
- a CDS encoding branched-chain amino acid transaminase, translated as MSEQYAYLRGGFLPLNDATISVRTHAFLYGTAVFEGIKAYWLPEAGRMGVFRMAEHYKRLLQSAHILGLQPTLTAEQMGDLTVDLIKRNQCQGATYIRPIIYKSDLRIGPILTVDGTQDDFCLFTVPMDGYLDVEKGIHVGVSSWRRLDDNAIPARAKVNGAYVNTALAKTDGHKSGFADMIVLTNQGHVAEGSAMNLFLVRDGQLVTSAITENILEGITRSTIAELAEKELGIKTISRPIDRTELYIADEAFFVGTATEVAPIVKIEHRTVGDGNVGSITQKLKDLYSKATHGLLPKYGDWITQV; from the coding sequence ATGTCTGAGCAATATGCCTATCTGCGTGGTGGCTTCCTGCCCCTGAACGATGCCACGATCAGCGTGCGTACCCATGCTTTTCTCTATGGTACGGCAGTTTTTGAGGGCATCAAAGCCTATTGGTTGCCAGAAGCAGGGCGGATGGGCGTGTTTCGGATGGCTGAACATTACAAGCGGCTATTGCAAAGTGCGCATATTTTAGGATTACAACCGACCCTCACCGCTGAGCAAATGGGCGATCTCACTGTCGATTTGATCAAGCGCAATCAATGTCAGGGTGCTACTTATATCAGGCCGATTATTTATAAGTCAGACCTGCGAATTGGGCCAATTTTGACCGTGGATGGTACGCAGGATGATTTTTGCTTGTTCACCGTGCCGATGGATGGCTATTTGGATGTGGAGAAGGGCATCCATGTGGGGGTTTCTTCCTGGCGCAGACTGGATGACAATGCGATCCCAGCCAGGGCGAAGGTAAACGGCGCTTATGTGAATACGGCACTGGCCAAAACCGACGGCCATAAATCCGGCTTTGCGGACATGATTGTACTCACCAATCAGGGGCATGTGGCGGAAGGGAGCGCGATGAATTTGTTTTTAGTCCGGGATGGGCAATTGGTTACCAGTGCGATCACGGAAAACATTCTGGAAGGGATTACCCGCAGCACGATCGCGGAATTGGCTGAGAAAGAACTGGGGATTAAGACTATTTCTAGGCCGATCGATCGCACCGAGCTTTATATTGCAGACGAGGCGTTCTTTGTGGGTACGGCTACCGAGGTGGCACCGATCGTGAAGATTGAGCATCGCACTGTGGGTGATGGCAATGTGGGCAGTATTACCCAAAAGCTGAAGGATCTTTATAGCAAAGCGACGCATGGGCTTTTGCCTAAGTATGGCGATTGGATTACTCAGGTTTAG
- a CDS encoding DUF4168 domain-containing protein, giving the protein MTKRFLMPSSSGFGFDLDADTDQNLVLPAVGSNPQRRSTSLLKAFTRGCIGLLACLSLAAIKVPAAQAQANISDDEVNRYAKAVLAIEGKRRQIYADAKGLPEWGNISQQAATKGVNVCDLSQTELPGNIYSLCQQLFKASQTEVSRYGFDNTTFNRITQAQKRDRQLQQRIQTQMVQINSNR; this is encoded by the coding sequence ATGACAAAGCGGTTTTTGATGCCATCTTCCAGTGGTTTTGGTTTTGATCTAGATGCAGACACAGATCAAAATTTAGTTTTGCCTGCGGTTGGCTCAAACCCACAACGGCGATCGACTAGCTTGCTAAAAGCCTTCACCAGGGGTTGTATTGGTCTGTTGGCATGCTTGAGTTTGGCGGCGATCAAAGTACCTGCTGCCCAAGCCCAGGCGAATATTAGTGATGATGAAGTGAATCGCTATGCTAAGGCCGTATTGGCGATCGAAGGAAAACGCCGCCAGATTTATGCCGACGCTAAGGGTTTGCCAGAGTGGGGCAATATATCGCAACAGGCGGCCACCAAGGGTGTAAATGTCTGCGATCTATCCCAGACAGAACTTCCAGGCAATATATATAGCCTCTGTCAGCAATTGTTTAAGGCATCGCAAACCGAAGTTTCCCGCTATGGGTTCGACAACACCACCTTTAACCGGATTACCCAGGCACAAAAACGCGATCGCCAATTGCAACAGCGGATTCAAACCCAGATGGTGCAAATTAACAGCAATCGTTAG
- the prfB gene encoding peptide chain release factor 2 (programmed frameshift), translating into MDLSVIKRQVEILSQRLGKAQEYLDLPKLRAKISDLEQTAAQPEFWEDADTAQRTMQVLNEYKTYVEQYQRWRKTIENVEAIAELLELEPDPGLIAEATEEIEQLTHQLDRWELEQLLSGTYDAKDAVLTINAGAGGTDAQDWAEMLLRMYTRFCEARGYKVQIADISEGDEAGLKSATILVHGRYAYGYLIAEKGTHRLVRISPFNANGKRQTSFAGIEVMPLIDEEVQLDIDPKELDISTTRSGGKGGQNVNKVETAVRITHIPTGISVRCSQERSQLQNRDRAMQLLKAKLMVIAQEQRAQEIADIRGDIVEAAWGNQIRNYVFHPYQMVKDLRTGTETTNIQDVMDGDLDLFIQDYLRQQNQPV; encoded by the exons ATGGATTTGAGTGTGATCAAACGCCAAGTCGAGATCTTGTCGCAACGCCTGGGTAAAGCCCAGGAATATCTT GACTTACCAAAACTGCGCGCCAAAATTAGCGATCTAGAACAAACTGCCGCCCAACCAGAATTTTGGGAGGATGCCGACACCGCTCAGCGCACCATGCAGGTGCTAAATGAATATAAGACCTATGTGGAGCAATACCAGCGCTGGCGCAAGACGATCGAAAATGTGGAAGCGATCGCCGAGTTGTTGGAACTAGAGCCCGATCCTGGCTTGATTGCCGAAGCCACCGAAGAAATTGAGCAGCTAACCCATCAGCTCGATCGCTGGGAACTAGAACAGCTCCTTTCTGGCACCTATGATGCCAAAGATGCAGTATTAACGATCAATGCTGGCGCTGGCGGTACTGATGCCCAGGATTGGGCGGAAATGCTGTTGCGCATGTATACCCGCTTTTGCGAGGCCAGGGGCTACAAAGTGCAGATCGCCGATATTTCCGAGGGAGACGAAGCAGGGCTGAAATCTGCCACGATCCTGGTACATGGTCGCTATGCCTATGGTTATTTGATCGCCGAGAAGGGCACCCATCGCCTGGTGCGGATTTCACCGTTTAATGCCAATGGCAAACGCCAGACCAGTTTTGCTGGGATTGAGGTAATGCCATTGATCGACGAGGAAGTACAACTCGACATCGATCCCAAAGAGCTGGATATTTCTACGACCCGTTCCGGCGGCAAGGGTGGCCAGAATGTTAATAAAGTAGAAACTGCGGTACGGATTACCCACATCCCCACTGGGATTTCGGTGCGTTGTAGCCAGGAGCGATCGCAACTGCAAAACCGCGATCGAGCAATGCAACTGCTCAAGGCCAAACTGATGGTGATCGCCCAGGAGCAGAGAGCCCAGGAGATCGCCGATATTCGTGGTGACATCGTCGAAGCAGCCTGGGGCAATCAAATTCGCAACTATGTTTTCCATCCCTACCAGATGGTGAAAGACCTACGCACTGGCACTGAAACCACCAATATTCAAGATGTGATGGATGGTGATCTGGATTTATTTATTCAGGATTATTTACGGCAACAAAATCAACCGGTTTAG
- a CDS encoding FHA domain-containing protein encodes MKYTVGRDVSNNIQLHSRFVSRHHAVLLRVPGGEPGIYSYRIIDGDLSGKPSVNGLTINSHSKVTSHDLNHGDVISLAPNVQLVYLIDETSDGVASSEADLIGFERN; translated from the coding sequence TTGAAATATACCGTTGGGCGGGACGTTAGCAATAATATCCAGCTACATTCCAGGTTTGTCTCTCGTCATCATGCTGTTTTGCTCAGAGTGCCTGGGGGCGAACCAGGTATATATTCCTATCGCATCATTGACGGCGATCTTTCTGGGAAGCCGAGTGTAAATGGCTTGACCATTAACAGCCACAGTAAGGTAACTTCCCATGATCTCAATCATGGTGATGTGATTAGCCTGGCTCCAAATGTCCAGCTTGTGTATTTGATTGATGAAACTAGCGATGGTGTTGCGAGTTCTGAGGCGGATCTGATTGGTTTTGAAAGAAATTAA
- a CDS encoding glutathione S-transferase family protein: MLKLYGGARSRASIVQWYLEELAAPYEFVMLDMKAEQHLQPDYLAINPFGKVPGIVDGDFKLFESGAILIYLAEKYNKIGDSLAQRATLAQWVLFANSTLGNGLFLEASREKEIPRLLPPLNEILASQPFLMGAEFSAADVAVGSLLGYATFMIPLDFKDYPAIANYVKQLADRPAYRKSILKK; the protein is encoded by the coding sequence ATGCTAAAGCTTTATGGTGGGGCTCGCAGCCGTGCTTCGATCGTGCAGTGGTATTTAGAAGAACTGGCCGCCCCTTACGAGTTTGTGATGTTGGATATGAAGGCAGAGCAGCATTTGCAGCCCGATTACCTGGCGATCAATCCCTTCGGCAAAGTGCCTGGCATTGTCGATGGTGATTTTAAGCTATTTGAGTCGGGTGCTATTTTGATCTACCTGGCCGAGAAATATAACAAAATTGGCGATTCTCTGGCACAAAGAGCCACTCTGGCACAGTGGGTACTTTTTGCCAACTCCACCCTGGGTAATGGTTTGTTTCTTGAAGCCAGCCGTGAGAAAGAAATTCCTCGCCTGTTGCCACCTTTGAATGAGATTTTGGCGAGCCAGCCTTTCCTGATGGGTGCAGAATTCAGCGCTGCAGATGTGGCGGTGGGCTCTTTGCTGGGTTATGCCACATTCATGATCCCACTGGATTTCAAAGACTATCCGGCGATCGCTAATTATGTGAAACAACTGGCCGATCGCCCTGCCTATCGTAAGTCGATCCTCAAAAAGTAG
- a CDS encoding glutathione binding-like protein — protein MAIDLYYWATPNGHKITIFLEEAGLEYNLKPINIMKGDQFKPEFLKIAPNNRIPAIVDHDPIDGGEPISIFESGAILFYLAQKIGKFIPSEIRGNTEVLQWLMWQMGGLGPMMGQANHFVRYAPEPIEYAERRYLKETRRLFGVMEKRLNDRAYLVGEYSIADMACYPWTKADASLEVDTEQEFPHVYQWQQTIGDRAAVIKAYEIGDRVRSNTKLDDQARKNLFGDRQK, from the coding sequence ATGGCGATCGATCTTTATTACTGGGCTACTCCCAACGGTCACAAAATCACGATTTTCCTAGAAGAGGCCGGTTTGGAGTACAATCTCAAGCCAATTAACATCATGAAGGGCGATCAATTCAAGCCAGAGTTTTTGAAAATTGCCCCCAATAATCGTATTCCAGCGATCGTTGACCATGATCCGATCGACGGCGGTGAGCCGATTTCGATCTTTGAATCAGGAGCAATTCTGTTCTATCTGGCGCAAAAGATTGGCAAATTCATTCCCAGTGAGATTCGGGGTAATACCGAAGTGCTGCAATGGTTGATGTGGCAAATGGGTGGCCTGGGGCCAATGATGGGGCAAGCTAACCACTTTGTCCGCTATGCACCTGAGCCGATCGAGTATGCTGAAAGGCGCTACCTCAAGGAAACCAGGCGTTTATTTGGCGTAATGGAAAAACGTTTAAACGATCGTGCTTATCTGGTGGGAGAATATTCGATCGCGGATATGGCCTGCTATCCCTGGACTAAGGCAGATGCCAGTTTGGAAGTTGATACGGAGCAAGAGTTTCCCCATGTTTACCAATGGCAGCAGACCATTGGCGATCGCGCAGCGGTGATCAAAGCCTATGAAATTGGCGATCGGGTGCGAAGTAATACCAAGCTTGATGATCAAGCACGCAAGAACTTGTTTGGCGATCGCCAGAAGTAA
- a CDS encoding rubredoxin: MEEAKTEIEKAMADPATHRFECKSCGYVYEPEKGEPRKGVPGGTPFAQLAPNWRCPVCNASKKQFFDIGVTGKPSGFSENLGYGFGVNTLTPSQKNLLIFGALLLGFLLFLSGYVLN; encoded by the coding sequence ATGGAAGAAGCAAAAACTGAAATTGAAAAGGCGATGGCAGACCCTGCCACCCATCGATTTGAATGTAAATCTTGCGGATACGTCTATGAACCAGAAAAGGGCGAACCCAGAAAAGGAGTGCCAGGTGGTACACCCTTCGCCCAGCTTGCGCCCAATTGGCGTTGTCCAGTTTGTAATGCCAGCAAAAAACAGTTTTTTGATATTGGCGTAACCGGCAAACCCTCTGGCTTCTCGGAAAATCTGGGTTATGGCTTTGGTGTTAATACCCTCACCCCAAGCCAAAAGAACCTGTTGATTTTCGGAGCCTTGTTACTTGGCTTTCTTCTCTTTCTAAGTGGCTATGTCCTGAACTAA
- a CDS encoding photosynthesis system II assembly factor Ycf48, with product MNYLKIDRLWQRCCQAAIATLFVMITCTTAIVSHPQMAIAQDQRDQQNQQDLEYWHQVELPTDVTLLDLDFTDNQKVQHGWLVGTNSTLLETTDGGETWQPKKLDLGKINYRFVSVSFNGDEGWIVGRPSLLLHTEDGGKSWQRIGLSSRLPGDPAMVTALGPKTLEMATDIGAIYRSEDGARTWQALVREAVGTTRNLFRSDDGRYIAVSAKGNFYSTWAPGDRAWTPHNRNNSRRVQNMGYTPDGRIWMLNRGGVLQFSESSNTENWEEPQNPKAASGYGMLDMSFQDANNVWVSGGSSRLLHSEDGGQTWHREEYLSNVGANFYRVFFFNHDRGFILGQFGTLLTYDPENAT from the coding sequence ATGAATTATTTGAAAATCGATCGCCTGTGGCAAAGATGCTGTCAGGCCGCCATTGCAACTCTATTTGTGATGATTACCTGCACTACTGCGATCGTCAGCCATCCCCAAATGGCGATCGCCCAGGATCAACGCGATCAACAAAATCAACAAGACCTTGAATATTGGCATCAAGTAGAACTACCAACCGATGTAACCCTTCTAGATCTTGATTTTACTGACAATCAAAAAGTGCAGCATGGTTGGCTAGTCGGGACTAACAGCACATTGCTAGAAACCACCGATGGAGGGGAAACCTGGCAACCTAAAAAACTAGACCTGGGCAAAATCAACTATCGGTTTGTGTCGGTTAGTTTTAATGGTGATGAGGGCTGGATTGTCGGCAGACCCTCATTGCTGCTACATACCGAAGACGGTGGTAAATCCTGGCAGCGAATTGGCCTTAGCTCCAGGCTCCCTGGCGATCCAGCAATGGTAACTGCCCTTGGCCCCAAGACTCTGGAAATGGCTACTGATATTGGCGCGATCTATCGCAGCGAGGATGGCGCAAGAACCTGGCAAGCCCTGGTGCGTGAGGCGGTTGGCACGACCCGTAACCTGTTCCGCAGCGATGATGGTCGCTACATTGCGGTTTCTGCTAAGGGTAACTTCTATTCCACCTGGGCACCTGGCGATCGCGCCTGGACTCCTCACAACCGGAACAACTCTCGGCGAGTCCAAAATATGGGCTATACCCCAGATGGTCGCATTTGGATGCTTAATCGTGGCGGGGTATTGCAGTTTAGTGAATCAAGTAACACCGAAAACTGGGAAGAACCTCAAAACCCGAAAGCGGCCAGCGGCTATGGCATGTTGGATATGAGTTTTCAAGATGCTAATAATGTCTGGGTTTCTGGAGGTAGCTCAAGGTTGCTGCACAGCGAAGATGGTGGTCAAACCTGGCACCGGGAAGAATATCTTAGCAACGTGGGTGCTAATTTCTATCGTGTCTTTTTCTTCAACCACGATCGCGGCTTTATTCTGGGGCAGTTTGGCACTTTGCTGACCTATGATCCTGAGAATGCTACCTAA